The following coding sequences lie in one Flavobacterium sp. 20NA77.7 genomic window:
- a CDS encoding type II 3-dehydroquinate dehydratase — protein MKLLILNGPNLNLLGTRETSIYGSQDFNSFFEELKSQFPEVELDYYQSNVEGEIITKLQEAGFTYDGILLNAGAYTHTSIGIGDAIKAITAPVVEVHISNTFSRETFRHQSFISPHARGVIIGFGLQSYTLAIQSFL, from the coding sequence ATGAAGCTTTTAATTCTAAATGGTCCTAATTTAAATTTACTAGGCACTAGAGAAACTTCAATATATGGAAGTCAAGACTTCAATTCTTTTTTTGAAGAATTGAAGTCTCAATTTCCTGAAGTTGAATTAGACTATTATCAATCGAATGTTGAGGGGGAAATTATCACAAAATTACAAGAAGCTGGTTTTACTTACGATGGAATTCTATTAAATGCGGGGGCTTACACGCATACTTCTATAGGAATAGGCGATGCTATTAAAGCCATCACAGCCCCAGTTGTAGAAGTCCATATTTCTAATACATTTTCAAGAGAAACATTCAGACATCAGTCTTTTATTTCACCTCATGCAAGAGGAGTAATTATTGGTTTTGGCCTGCAGAGTTATACTTTAGCTATACAAAGTTTTTTGTAA
- a CDS encoding transporter produces the protein MKTILLACFIFLNVQAHEKPKQLTKKIINYEKKDFKFNYLDYCDACGCSANGGSMGFGSVVSANFFGVRYINQNYETNDGLYTNSPWLKEKFNTYQLWSKIPINKKIQLSTLIPYHAHRKEVATGQNSIKGLGDITVMGFYTLWNKKKDSIGLSQTIQVGAGLKMPTGTFDETTAGTVNPSFQLGTGSWDYLFSTEYVIKKHGFGWSNLLNYVIKSTNANAYRFGNQLNYNSTCYYLFEKDKMIIAPQIGLAGEVYASNYKHQEKIRNTSGDVLFTKLGAEIAYKEFSVGAFFQTPLHQHLMSDLVKAKNRLSISFNYKL, from the coding sequence ATGAAAACTATTTTACTTGCTTGTTTTATTTTTTTAAACGTTCAAGCGCATGAAAAACCAAAACAGCTAACAAAAAAAATAATTAATTATGAAAAGAAAGATTTTAAATTCAATTATCTTGACTATTGCGACGCTTGTGGGTGTTCTGCAAATGGCGGAAGCATGGGATTTGGTTCTGTTGTAAGTGCTAATTTTTTTGGCGTTAGATATATTAATCAAAATTACGAAACAAATGATGGTTTATATACTAATTCACCTTGGTTAAAAGAAAAATTTAATACATACCAACTTTGGTCTAAAATACCTATCAACAAAAAAATTCAGCTTTCAACACTTATTCCTTATCATGCGCATAGAAAAGAAGTAGCTACAGGTCAAAATTCTATAAAAGGGCTCGGAGACATTACCGTAATGGGATTTTATACATTGTGGAATAAAAAGAAAGATTCCATAGGTTTATCACAAACTATACAAGTAGGAGCAGGATTAAAAATGCCCACAGGGACTTTTGATGAAACTACGGCAGGTACAGTAAATCCAAGTTTTCAATTAGGAACAGGTAGTTGGGATTACCTGTTTTCTACAGAATATGTCATAAAAAAACATGGTTTTGGATGGAGTAATTTACTAAATTATGTTATTAAGTCTACGAATGCGAATGCATATCGCTTTGGAAATCAACTAAATTATAATTCAACATGCTATTATCTTTTTGAAAAAGATAAAATGATAATAGCGCCACAAATAGGCTTAGCCGGAGAAGTTTATGCAAGTAATTATAAGCACCAAGAAAAAATCCGTAATACAAGTGGAGATGTGCTTTTTACCAAGCTTGGCGCTGAAATAGCTTACAAAGAATTTTCTGTTGGCGCTTTTTTTCAAACGCCTTTGCACCAACATTTAATGTCAGATTTAGTGAAAGCAAAAAACAGGTTGAGTATAAGCTTTAATTATAAATTATAA
- a CDS encoding cytochrome-c peroxidase — MIKNISYLLVCALLLSCASDYDDAEQYQNIPIDFQVPSNFPPLQYDLANNPLTEKGFELGKKLFYDGRLASDGVVSCGFCHIQADAFTHHGHSVSHGVGDNMGTRNTPPIQNLAFQNIFMWDGAADHLDLQPIIPFTSPIEMNGNFSNAIAMMKTDPVYVKLYKQAFADGQINTENMLKALGQFMVLTVSSNSRFDKYRRNEPGGILTNDELQGYALFNQKCATCHATDLFTDNSFRNNGLPINPNVNDVGRYRVTEQVQDRYKFKVPSLRNVEKTAPYMHDGRFYTLEAVLDHYSNGVQNTQNLDPILNTNSTLGISLTQTEKNKLIAFLKTLTDNQFLTNPRFAEY; from the coding sequence ATGATAAAAAATATTAGTTATCTTTTAGTTTGTGCGCTGCTACTTAGTTGTGCGTCAGATTATGATGATGCAGAACAGTATCAAAATATACCCATAGATTTTCAAGTGCCCAGTAATTTTCCACCTTTGCAATATGATTTAGCAAATAACCCACTTACAGAAAAAGGGTTTGAATTGGGAAAAAAACTATTCTATGATGGTCGATTAGCCTCCGATGGTGTAGTTTCATGCGGATTCTGTCATATTCAAGCTGATGCTTTCACACATCATGGACATAGTGTAAGTCATGGTGTAGGCGATAATATGGGCACAAGAAATACGCCTCCTATTCAAAATTTGGCTTTTCAAAATATATTCATGTGGGACGGAGCAGCAGATCATTTAGATTTACAACCTATAATTCCATTTACCAGTCCAATAGAAATGAATGGTAATTTCTCAAACGCCATTGCAATGATGAAAACAGATCCTGTTTATGTCAAATTATATAAACAAGCTTTTGCAGACGGTCAAATCAATACAGAAAATATGCTAAAAGCATTAGGTCAGTTTATGGTGTTAACAGTCTCTTCTAATTCTAGATTTGATAAATATAGAAGAAATGAGCCAGGAGGAATTTTGACAAACGATGAATTACAAGGATATGCTCTTTTTAACCAAAAATGTGCTACTTGTCACGCCACAGATTTATTTACAGACAATTCGTTTAGAAATAACGGATTGCCTATAAATCCAAATGTAAATGATGTTGGAAGATATCGTGTAACAGAGCAAGTTCAGGATAGGTATAAGTTTAAAGTGCCAAGTTTACGAAATGTTGAAAAAACAGCGCCTTATATGCATGATGGTAGGTTTTATACTTTGGAAGCTGTTTTAGACCATTATTCAAATGGAGTGCAAAACACACAAAATCTCGATCCGATATTGAATACTAATTCAACATTAGGTATTTCTTTGACTCAAACTGAAAAAAATAAACTCATAGCATTTCTTAAGACTTTAACAGATAATCAATTTTTAACAAATCCTCGATTTGCAGAATATTAA
- a CDS encoding glutaminyl-peptide cyclotransferase — translation MKKHNYLLVITLGLFFVNCSETKDAFTIESKNLKQIYKPSESIDLEISNTENIAIDSVVYYANETKIAAVKQNQKTTFKLNQLSFGTQEIKALVFTEGKPNECVTSFELVSEITPKILSYTIVNTYEHDLTSYTQGLEFYNGILYESTGQRGESKVRKINYKTGNVTQNSTLEPQYFGEGLTIFNNKVYQLTWQEKTGFIYNTETLQREKTFTYFKDMEGWGLTHNDKYLIMSDGTNTIHFLDPTTQKLVRSINVYTDTSKIDQINELEWIDGKIWANIYQKDALAIINPENGAVEAVIDLSELKTKVKQHENIDVLNGIAYNPATKTVFVTGKNWDKLFELKVNQ, via the coding sequence ATGAAAAAACATAATTATTTATTAGTCATCACTTTAGGCTTATTTTTTGTTAATTGTAGCGAAACAAAAGACGCATTTACAATAGAATCTAAAAACTTAAAACAAATTTATAAACCTTCCGAGAGTATTGATTTAGAAATTAGTAATACGGAAAATATTGCAATTGATTCGGTCGTTTATTATGCAAATGAAACTAAAATAGCAGCTGTAAAGCAAAACCAAAAAACCACATTCAAACTCAATCAACTTTCCTTTGGTACACAAGAAATTAAAGCACTCGTTTTTACAGAAGGAAAACCTAATGAATGTGTTACTTCTTTTGAACTCGTTTCAGAAATTACACCTAAAATTTTATCTTATACGATTGTAAACACCTACGAACACGACCTTACCTCTTACACGCAAGGATTAGAATTTTATAATGGAATTTTATATGAGAGTACAGGACAAAGAGGTGAATCTAAAGTGCGAAAAATAAATTATAAAACTGGAAACGTTACGCAAAATAGCACGTTAGAACCTCAATATTTTGGTGAAGGATTAACGATTTTTAATAACAAAGTGTATCAATTAACCTGGCAAGAAAAAACAGGATTTATCTATAATACGGAAACGTTACAACGTGAAAAAACCTTTACCTATTTTAAAGATATGGAAGGTTGGGGACTTACGCACAATGACAAATACCTCATCATGAGTGATGGTACAAATACCATTCATTTTTTAGACCCAACGACACAAAAATTGGTTCGCTCTATAAATGTATATACGGATACTTCTAAAATTGATCAAATTAACGAATTGGAATGGATAGACGGTAAAATTTGGGCCAATATTTACCAAAAAGACGCTCTTGCCATCATCAATCCCGAGAACGGTGCTGTAGAAGCGGTAATAGATTTATCAGAATTAAAAACTAAAGTAAAACAACATGAAAACATCGATGTTTTAAATGGTATTGCCTATAACCCAGCTACTAAAACCGTTTTTGTTACGGGTAAAAACTGGGATAAATTATTTGAACTAAAAGTGAATCAATAA
- a CDS encoding S9 family peptidase codes for MNEIQPPVAKIIPKKLEKHGHVRIDNYYWLNERENPEVLDYLNKENEYYQKSTEHTKKFQEDLFLEMKSRIKEDDTSVPYFYNGYWYITRFETGKDYPIYTRKKGNLNATEEILFNCNEMAKGQSYFNLSGINISEDNKWAAFGIDLVSRRQYTIQIKNLETGEILPVKIENTTGGSTWAGDNKTLFYTRKDAQTLRSDKIYKHKVGSNPSEDELIFHEQDDTFSTFVYKEKSKKYIVIGSSSTLTSEYQILEASNPDGKFRIFQVRTRGIEYSISHYGDSFYIVTNKDKATNFKLMKTPETATSFDNWKDLIPHRKETLLEGIEIFKDYLVVEERSNGLNKIQIKPWNGSGDYYLPFESETYTAYTTTNVDFNTEVLRFAYQSMATPSSVIDFNMRTKEKTILKEQAVLGGKFDKNNYAEERIWATAQDGTKIPISMVYRKGMKKEGKNPFLLYAYGSYGASMDPYFSSTRLSLLDRGFIYAIAHIRGGEDLGREWYENGKLLKKKNTFTDFIDCSKHVIAEKYTSAAHLYAEGGSAGGLLMGAIVNMSPELYHGVIAQVPFVDVITTMLDDSIPLTTGEYDEWGNPNDKKYYDYMLSYSPYDQVKEQVYPNMYVSTGLHDSQVQYWEPAKWVAKLRVMKKGTNQLFLDTNMDAGHGGASGRFEALKELAKEFTFLFDLEKIDK; via the coding sequence ATGAACGAAATACAACCACCTGTAGCCAAAATTATTCCAAAAAAACTTGAAAAACACGGCCATGTTAGAATTGATAATTACTATTGGTTAAACGAACGAGAAAATCCTGAGGTACTTGATTATTTAAATAAAGAAAACGAATATTACCAAAAATCTACTGAGCATACTAAAAAATTTCAAGAAGATTTGTTCTTAGAAATGAAAAGCAGAATAAAAGAAGACGACACTTCTGTACCTTATTTTTATAATGGTTACTGGTATATTACACGTTTTGAAACCGGTAAAGACTACCCTATTTATACCCGTAAAAAAGGAAATTTAAATGCGACTGAAGAAATTTTATTCAATTGTAATGAAATGGCAAAAGGGCAATCTTACTTTAATTTATCAGGCATCAACATCAGCGAGGATAACAAATGGGCGGCTTTTGGGATAGATTTAGTTTCTAGAAGGCAATACACTATTCAAATAAAAAACTTAGAAACTGGAGAAATTTTACCCGTAAAAATTGAAAATACCACAGGTGGATCTACTTGGGCAGGTGATAACAAAACGCTTTTTTACACAAGAAAAGACGCACAAACGTTACGATCTGATAAAATTTACAAACATAAGGTAGGTTCAAATCCTAGTGAAGATGAATTAATTTTTCATGAACAAGACGATACGTTTTCGACTTTTGTTTACAAAGAAAAATCAAAAAAATACATTGTTATAGGATCATCAAGCACCTTAACTTCAGAATATCAAATTTTAGAAGCTAGTAATCCTGATGGAAAATTTAGAATTTTTCAAGTTAGAACAAGAGGAATTGAATATTCTATTTCACATTATGGAGACAGCTTTTACATTGTAACCAATAAAGATAAAGCTACTAATTTCAAATTGATGAAAACACCTGAAACGGCTACATCCTTTGACAATTGGAAAGATTTAATTCCTCACAGAAAAGAAACATTACTAGAAGGGATTGAAATTTTTAAAGACTATTTGGTTGTAGAAGAACGTTCAAATGGGTTGAATAAAATACAAATCAAGCCATGGAATGGTTCAGGCGATTATTATTTACCTTTTGAAAGCGAAACCTATACTGCCTACACGACTACAAATGTTGATTTTAATACTGAAGTGTTACGTTTTGCTTATCAATCTATGGCAACACCTTCTTCAGTAATCGACTTTAACATGAGAACTAAAGAAAAAACGATATTGAAAGAACAAGCTGTTTTAGGCGGAAAGTTTGATAAAAATAATTATGCTGAAGAAAGAATATGGGCAACTGCTCAAGACGGTACCAAAATTCCAATTTCAATGGTATACAGAAAAGGCATGAAAAAAGAAGGTAAAAATCCGTTTTTGTTATATGCTTACGGATCCTATGGTGCATCTATGGACCCATACTTTTCAAGTACTCGATTAAGCTTGTTAGACAGAGGGTTTATCTATGCGATTGCACACATAAGAGGAGGGGAAGATTTAGGCAGAGAATGGTATGAAAACGGAAAATTATTAAAGAAGAAAAATACATTTACTGATTTCATAGATTGTTCAAAACATGTTATTGCCGAAAAATATACTTCTGCTGCTCATTTATATGCCGAAGGAGGTTCAGCAGGAGGATTATTAATGGGCGCTATTGTTAATATGTCACCCGAGTTATACCATGGTGTAATTGCACAAGTTCCTTTTGTAGATGTAATTACAACAATGTTAGACGACTCTATTCCTTTAACAACTGGGGAATATGATGAATGGGGAAATCCAAATGACAAAAAATACTATGATTACATGTTGTCTTATTCTCCTTATGACCAAGTTAAAGAACAAGTATATCCTAATATGTATGTTTCTACAGGTTTGCATGATTCTCAAGTACAATATTGGGAACCTGCGAAGTGGGTAGCAAAATTAAGAGTCATGAAGAAAGGAACAAACCAGTTATTTTTAGACACCAATATGGATGCTGGACACGGAGGTGCTTCGGGACGCTTTGAGGCATTAAAAGAACTAGCAAAAGAGTTTACCTTTTTGTTTGATTTAGAAAAAATTGACAAGTAA
- a CDS encoding MbnP family protein: MILKHIKFAVVACASLFIFSCSKDDAEGITGQGNLKVEFDNIYGGADILPTATYTNSNGEVIKITRAQYIVSNIVLIREDGSTYTVPKSQSYFIINELTASSLLLNLPNIPAGNYNKIKFGIGVDQEQFNLGATGQGDFLAQAQNEGMMWSWSAGYKFVAFEGKFTSSTVTSETTFMVHTGKTGTDYNYTEVTLNFPDLAKVRTTITPQVHIMADLKHILDGTNKVSLTESNAMGMGAMIMSGTKLPLITGNLVNMFSVHHVHND, encoded by the coding sequence ATGATATTAAAACATATAAAATTTGCGGTAGTAGCATGTGCCTCATTATTCATCTTTTCTTGTTCTAAAGATGATGCAGAGGGAATTACGGGGCAAGGTAATTTAAAAGTAGAATTTGATAATATTTATGGAGGAGCAGATATTTTGCCTACTGCTACTTATACAAACAGTAATGGTGAAGTAATAAAAATAACTAGAGCACAATATATTGTAAGCAATATAGTGTTGATAAGAGAAGATGGTTCTACTTATACAGTGCCAAAAAGCCAAAGTTATTTCATTATTAATGAATTAACCGCTTCAAGTTTACTACTTAATTTGCCAAATATTCCAGCAGGAAATTATAACAAAATTAAATTTGGTATTGGTGTAGACCAAGAACAATTTAATCTTGGCGCAACAGGTCAAGGCGATTTTTTAGCTCAAGCTCAAAACGAAGGTATGATGTGGTCATGGAGTGCAGGGTATAAATTTGTTGCATTTGAAGGTAAATTTACCTCATCAACCGTCACTTCTGAAACGACCTTTATGGTGCATACCGGAAAAACAGGAACAGATTATAATTATACAGAAGTTACTTTGAATTTTCCTGATTTAGCAAAAGTAAGAACAACTATTACGCCACAAGTTCACATTATGGCCGATTTAAAGCATATTCTTGATGGCACTAACAAAGTTAGCCTAACAGAAAGTAACGCAATGGGAATGGGAGCCATGATTATGAGTGGTACAAAATTACCCTTAATTACGGGAAATTTGGTTAATATGTTTAGTGTGCATCATGTACATAATGATTAA
- a CDS encoding PLP-dependent cysteine synthase family protein: protein MAKEIKANHSILELIGNTPLIKLNKITDGLVGNFYAKVEAFNPGHSSKDRIALYIIEEAEKRGILKPGDTIVETTSGNTGFSLAMVSIIKGYECILAVSSKSSKDKIDMLRTMGAKVYVCPAHVSADDERSYYNVAKRLHEETKGSIYINQYFNDLNIDAHYKTTGPEIWEQTNGQITHLVACSGTGGTISGTAKYLKEMNPNIKILGVDAYGSVLKKYHETKEFDTAEIYPYRIEGLGKNLIPTATDFDVIDKFTKVSDEDSAHTARELAKKEGLFVGYTSGAAFQAIKQFAEEGEFTKNSNVVVIFPDHGSRYMSKIYSDEWMSEQGFFDSVNNEESQKIEIIK from the coding sequence ATGGCAAAAGAAATAAAAGCAAATCATTCTATACTCGAATTAATTGGGAACACGCCACTTATAAAATTAAATAAGATTACTGACGGTTTGGTTGGTAATTTTTATGCAAAAGTAGAGGCTTTTAACCCCGGACATTCATCAAAAGATAGAATTGCACTTTATATCATAGAAGAAGCTGAAAAAAGAGGCATTCTAAAACCTGGAGACACTATTGTAGAAACAACATCTGGCAATACTGGATTCAGTTTAGCTATGGTAAGTATTATTAAAGGGTATGAATGTATACTTGCTGTAAGCTCTAAATCCTCAAAAGACAAAATTGACATGTTACGCACTATGGGTGCGAAAGTATATGTTTGCCCCGCACATGTTTCTGCAGATGATGAAAGAAGTTATTATAATGTAGCCAAAAGATTGCACGAAGAGACGAAAGGCTCTATTTATATCAACCAATATTTTAATGATTTAAATATAGACGCGCATTATAAAACTACAGGTCCTGAAATTTGGGAACAAACTAATGGACAAATTACGCATTTAGTAGCATGTAGTGGCACGGGTGGAACTATTTCAGGCACGGCTAAGTATCTGAAAGAAATGAACCCAAACATTAAAATTTTAGGTGTGGATGCGTATGGTTCAGTATTAAAAAAATACCATGAGACTAAAGAATTTGATACAGCTGAAATTTACCCTTACAGAATTGAAGGATTAGGTAAAAATTTAATTCCTACCGCAACCGATTTTGACGTTATTGATAAGTTTACTAAAGTATCTGATGAAGACAGCGCGCATACCGCAAGAGAATTAGCTAAAAAAGAAGGTTTATTTGTAGGCTATACTTCTGGCGCTGCTTTTCAAGCAATAAAACAATTTGCTGAGGAAGGTGAATTCACTAAAAACAGTAATGTAGTAGTCATATTTCCAGACCATGGATCACGTTATATGAGTAAAATTTATAGTGATGAATGGATGAGTGAACAAGGCTTTTTTGACAGTGTAAATAACGAAGAAAGTCAAAAAATTGAAATAATTAAGTAA
- a CDS encoding DUF5686 and carboxypeptidase regulatory-like domain-containing protein has protein sequence MNKIYIFFLLLFSVCTSAQIKGKVTDKEGKPIAFASVSIEKTYLGTSTNENGLFELNYTKEKQVVLVVKTLGYKTKREQVVLPIAALTIVLEEENNVIEEVIVQNKENPANAIIKNAIAARKSNTYKTDKFEANFYSRGLFRVKNMPKKILGIEVGDLEGNLDSTGTGIIYQSETVSKISFEKPNNLKEEIIASKVAGDNNGFSFNTALDTDYDFYQNTISFNVPMISPIASNAFAYYKFKLVDTFYDAYGNFVTKIQVTPKRDKEPVFEGFVYVVEDSWALYAIDLDIKGYRSQNEFLETLKLVQNYNFNPETKLWVKNLQSFDFQAGFFGIKFNGKFTHVFSDYVFKEAFDKKTFSREVVTIAANANKKEATFWDSNRPVPLTEEESSNYIKKDSVFKVRSSKVYLDSIDAKTNKFKLLKLITGYTYKNSFKKSSFTYQGLFNLASLNFNTVQGYHISSGFYFSKYNEEKQKTTRIGTDFEYGFSDLRLRPTAYFYHKFNNTNDLYIRLAGGNKAAQFNREEPIGGMVNTVSTLFFKNNFMKVYEKEFAEISAGREVINGIFLNAKFAYENRKPLFNTTDYTLIKSSDAYSSNNPFLPNNDDVAAISKHHLLKFNVGARFVFGQKYITRPDGKLNINDGKFPVLQLNYEKGFSGSSKNYAFDYVEAKVSYATNLSNKGEITSSIKGGKFFNASAISFVDYKHFNGNQTHVKLDGSLSSFNLLPYYSHSTNNQFVETHVLYNDNGFISNKIPLINKLAVNIVGGFHQLNLSNSKPYQEVSVGLDRLGFGKFKLFRVEYVRSYQGGFRGDGVLFGLRF, from the coding sequence ATGAACAAAATTTATATCTTTTTTTTACTTTTATTTTCGGTATGTACAAGTGCACAAATTAAGGGAAAAGTTACTGATAAAGAGGGAAAACCAATCGCTTTTGCAAGCGTTTCAATTGAAAAAACATATTTAGGTACTTCTACTAATGAAAACGGACTTTTTGAACTCAATTATACAAAAGAAAAGCAAGTTGTTTTAGTAGTTAAAACCTTGGGTTACAAAACAAAGAGAGAGCAAGTTGTTTTGCCAATTGCTGCCCTTACAATAGTATTAGAAGAAGAGAATAATGTAATTGAAGAAGTAATTGTTCAAAATAAAGAAAATCCAGCAAATGCTATTATTAAGAATGCAATAGCGGCAAGAAAATCTAATACTTACAAAACAGATAAATTTGAAGCTAACTTTTATTCTAGAGGACTATTTAGAGTGAAAAATATGCCAAAAAAAATATTAGGCATTGAAGTGGGCGATTTAGAAGGAAACCTAGATTCTACGGGTACAGGAATCATCTATCAATCCGAAACGGTTTCTAAAATTAGTTTTGAAAAGCCAAATAATTTAAAAGAAGAAATTATAGCAAGTAAAGTCGCAGGAGATAACAATGGTTTTAGTTTTAATACGGCACTTGATACAGATTATGATTTTTATCAAAACACGATTTCTTTTAATGTACCTATGATTTCGCCCATTGCGTCAAATGCTTTTGCATACTACAAATTTAAATTAGTGGACACGTTTTATGATGCGTATGGTAATTTTGTTACTAAAATTCAAGTAACCCCAAAAAGGGATAAAGAACCTGTTTTTGAGGGGTTTGTTTATGTTGTAGAAGATTCCTGGGCATTGTATGCTATAGATTTAGATATTAAGGGATATCGTTCACAGAATGAGTTTTTAGAGACCTTAAAATTGGTACAAAACTATAATTTTAACCCCGAAACTAAATTGTGGGTAAAAAACCTGCAATCTTTTGATTTTCAAGCTGGTTTTTTTGGTATAAAATTCAATGGAAAATTTACCCATGTATTTAGCGATTATGTGTTCAAAGAAGCTTTTGATAAAAAGACATTTTCAAGAGAAGTCGTTACAATAGCTGCGAATGCCAATAAAAAAGAGGCAACGTTTTGGGACAGCAATAGGCCTGTTCCTTTAACTGAAGAAGAATCGTCAAATTACATTAAAAAAGACAGTGTATTTAAAGTTAGAAGTTCAAAAGTATATTTAGATTCTATTGATGCTAAAACGAATAAATTTAAATTGCTAAAACTTATTACGGGCTATACCTATAAAAATTCGTTTAAAAAGTCAAGTTTTACATACCAAGGTCTTTTCAATTTGGCTTCTTTAAATTTTAACACTGTTCAGGGGTATCATATTAGTTCAGGATTTTATTTTTCAAAGTACAACGAAGAAAAACAAAAAACAACACGTATAGGAACAGATTTCGAATATGGTTTTTCTGATTTAAGATTACGTCCAACCGCTTATTTTTATCACAAATTCAATAATACAAACGATTTGTATATTCGCCTAGCAGGAGGAAATAAAGCGGCTCAATTTAATAGAGAAGAACCTATTGGGGGGATGGTAAATACGGTGAGCACTTTATTTTTTAAAAATAATTTCATGAAAGTATATGAAAAAGAATTTGCCGAAATTAGTGCGGGAAGAGAAGTTATCAATGGTATTTTTCTGAATGCTAAATTCGCCTATGAAAACAGAAAGCCGTTATTTAATACAACAGATTATACGCTTATTAAATCTAGTGACGCTTACTCTTCAAACAATCCTTTCTTGCCAAATAATGATGATGTTGCAGCAATTTCAAAACACCATTTACTGAAATTTAATGTTGGTGCAAGATTTGTTTTTGGTCAAAAATACATTACGCGCCCTGATGGAAAACTAAATATAAACGATGGCAAGTTCCCTGTGCTACAACTTAATTATGAAAAAGGTTTTTCGGGGAGTTCAAAAAATTATGCATTTGATTATGTAGAAGCCAAAGTGTCTTATGCTACGAATTTGAGTAACAAGGGCGAAATTACATCTTCAATAAAAGGCGGGAAATTTTTTAATGCTTCGGCTATTTCTTTTGTAGACTATAAACATTTTAACGGCAATCAAACACATGTTAAGCTTGATGGTAGTTTGTCTAGTTTTAATTTGTTGCCATATTATTCGCACTCCACAAATAATCAATTTGTAGAAACACATGTTTTGTATAACGACAATGGGTTTATAAGTAATAAAATACCATTAATCAATAAATTAGCTGTCAATATTGTTGGAGGATTTCATCAACTAAATCTTTCGAATTCTAAACCTTATCAAGAAGTTTCTGTAGGCTTAGATCGTTTAGGATTTGGTAAATTCAAATTATTTAGAGTAGAATACGTAAGAAGTTATCAAGGCGGATTTAGAGGAGACGGTGTTCTATTTGGTTTAAGATTCTAA
- a CDS encoding M28 family metallopeptidase, with product MKKIFVLVVSGAFFISCSTSKTVTQAPKKEVDVVKYMNTISESNLSKNLYVIASDEMEGRNTGEPGQKRAGLYIIDQYKALGISNPPGSTDFYQKVPSEFMKRGFAPKLNDSENIWAFIPGSEKPEEIIVVSAHYDHVGMKNGDVFNGADDDGSGTVALIEIAKAFMEAKKDGFSPKRSILFLHVTGEEHGLHGSRYYSENPLFPIKNTVVDINIDMIGRRDDLNGHKENGKYVYVVGADRLSSELHTINEEVNAKYVGLNLDYKYNDRKDPMNIYKRSDHYNFANKGIPAIFYFNGLHEDYHKSTDTPDKIEYDLLAQRAKLAFVLAWELANRENRIVVDRDGK from the coding sequence ATGAAAAAAATCTTTGTATTAGTAGTTTCTGGAGCATTTTTTATTAGTTGCTCAACTTCAAAAACAGTTACACAAGCTCCTAAAAAGGAAGTGGATGTTGTAAAGTACATGAACACCATCAGTGAGTCAAATCTTTCTAAAAATCTATATGTTATCGCTTCTGATGAAATGGAAGGTAGAAATACGGGCGAACCAGGACAAAAAAGGGCAGGGCTTTACATTATTGATCAATACAAAGCATTAGGTATTTCTAATCCTCCAGGTTCAACAGATTTTTATCAAAAAGTGCCTTCTGAATTTATGAAAAGAGGATTTGCACCAAAGTTAAATGATTCGGAAAATATATGGGCCTTCATTCCAGGATCAGAAAAGCCAGAAGAAATAATTGTAGTTTCTGCCCATTATGACCACGTAGGAATGAAAAATGGTGACGTATTCAATGGTGCCGATGATGATGGTTCGGGTACTGTTGCGTTAATTGAAATTGCTAAAGCATTCATGGAAGCTAAAAAAGATGGTTTTTCACCTAAACGTTCTATTCTTTTTTTACATGTAACAGGTGAAGAGCATGGTTTACATGGGTCTCGATATTATTCAGAAAATCCATTATTTCCTATAAAAAATACCGTTGTTGATATTAATATTGACATGATTGGTAGACGTGATGATTTAAACGGACACAAAGAAAATGGTAAATATGTTTATGTTGTAGGTGCAGATCGTTTGAGTTCAGAATTACATACTATTAATGAAGAAGTTAATGCTAAATATGTAGGCTTAAATTTAGATTATAAATACAATGACAGAAAAGATCCGATGAATATTTACAAACGTTCAGATCATTATAATTTTGCAAATAAAGGTATACCAGCGATATTTTATTTTAATGGATTACACGAAGATTATCACAAATCTACCGATACACCAGACAAAATTGAGTATGATTTATTAGCACAACGTGCCAAATTAGCCTTTGTTCTCGCTTGGGAATTAGCGAATAGAGAAAATAGAATTGTGGTTGATAGAGACGGTAAATAA